Part of the Planctomyces sp. SH-PL62 genome, GCGATTGGCCGCCGCGGCCGACGCGACGCACGCCGCGGGGGAGGCCGCCTGACATGGGTAAGCTCGACGAACTGCTGAAGGCCGGCGGGGCGAACATCGCCGAGAGCATGGGCGCGGGACGGCCCCGCATGGGCTCGCCGGATCCCGGCGCATCGCCCCGCACGTCGGCCGTCCCCAGCCGCTGGCAGGGGGTGGCCAAGAGCAAGAACGCCGTCGAGGTGCCGGTGGACAAGATCGTCCCCGACCCCGACCAGCCCCGCGAGGAATTCGAGCCCGACGCGCTCCAGCGGCTGGCGGAATCGCTCCGCACCCGGGGGCAGCTCCAGCCGATCCGGGTCCGCTGGGACGAGGCCGCGGATCGCTACGTCGTCATCTGCGGAGAACGTCGCTGGCGCGCGGCCGGGATCGCGGGCCTGGCGACCCTCACGTGCGTGGTGTCCGAGGGGCCGATCGACGAGGGCGAGCTGAGGGCCCTGCAATTGATCGAAAACTGCCTGCGCGAAGACCTGAAGCCCATCGAGCAGGCCAAGGCCTTCAAGGCCCTGATGGAGCGGAACGGCTGGTCGGGCAACCAGGCCGCCAAGGCCCTGGGCGTCGCCCAGCCGACCGTCGTCCGGGCGCTGGCGCTCCTGGAGCTTCCCGCCCCCGTGCAGGAGCGAGTGGAGCAGGGGACCCTGCCGCCGGGGACGGCCTATGAGATCGGCAAGATCCACGACGCCGACATCCAGCGCGAGCTGGCCGAGCGGGTCGTCTCCGAAGGCCTGAGCCGGGCCGAGACCGTCGAGGCTGTCCGCGTCGCGGCCGTGCGGGCGCCGTCGACCGTCGGCAAGGGGAGGGGGGCGGGCCGGGCCGGCAAGGTCCCCACCACCCGGACCCTGAGGGCCGCCGGATGCAAGATCACGGTCGAGAACCGCAAGGGGGTCGACGACGCCCTCCTCGCCGCCGCGCTCCGCGACGCCCTCGTCCAGATCTCGCCCCGGGATGAGCAGGCCGCCTGACGGTCGCCTCCGGTGAAGCCGCGATGGGAGTGGAGAGGATGGATGGGGCTGGCATAGGTCATGATGAGCTTTCTTTCGGAATCCCGGTTCTGGCTCGCTTCGTTCCTCTCGATCGCGGTCGCGACGGCCGTCGGCTCCCCGACCGCCTCCTCGCAGGAAGCCGCCCCGCCGGCCGACGTGCTCCAGCAGTTCGAGCTTCGCCTCAAGGCGCTTGAGGACGAAAACCGCGAGTTGCGGGACCAGGTGAAATCGCTCGTCGAATCGAAGTCCGCTGATGCCGAGTCGGGGGCTGACGACGCGCCGACGTCGTCCTCGGACGCCGCGGCTCCGACCTCGACCTCGGAGGACCCGACCCAGGGGGAGCCCTCCTTCGACGTCGGCGAGACGGAATCGACGGCCAACACGGCCGCCCCCAAGAACAAGCGGCCGCTCAAGGCCTGGCTCGACAAGGGCTTCGAGCTGACCAGCGAAGACGAGGAGTTCCAGCTCCAGTTCCACAACGAGACGCAGGTCGATTATCGCCTGTTCGACAGGACGGGGCAGGGGACCGTCCACAACGGTTTTTTCATCCCCCGGCAGATCTGGGCGTTCAACGGACGCCTCACCAAGAAGCTCGAATATATGGCCTCGTTCTCGCGCGGCTACGCGGGGGGGATCGAGCTTCGCGACGCCTTCGTCAACCT contains:
- a CDS encoding ParB/RepB/Spo0J family partition protein: MGKLDELLKAGGANIAESMGAGRPRMGSPDPGASPRTSAVPSRWQGVAKSKNAVEVPVDKIVPDPDQPREEFEPDALQRLAESLRTRGQLQPIRVRWDEAADRYVVICGERRWRAAGIAGLATLTCVVSEGPIDEGELRALQLIENCLREDLKPIEQAKAFKALMERNGWSGNQAAKALGVAQPTVVRALALLELPAPVQERVEQGTLPPGTAYEIGKIHDADIQRELAERVVSEGLSRAETVEAVRVAAVRAPSTVGKGRGAGRAGKVPTTRTLRAAGCKITVENRKGVDDALLAAALRDALVQISPRDEQAA